One stretch of Chryseobacterium sp. LJ668 DNA includes these proteins:
- a CDS encoding response regulator translates to MNKHEILVADDEAQIRKLLQITLESNDYKVRLATTGKEAQILAANHPPELIILDLGLPDKSGHIVLKELREWYNKAILILSVIDNEEDIVSALDNGATDYLTKPFRTAELMARIRAAIRRNNVENDDSNMKIGELEIDIISRTAKKSGEVLKVTSTEFNLLSLFARNEGRVLTHQFILKEIWGVGFQTETQYLRVFVGTLRKKIEDNPNQPKYIVTESGVGYRFGK, encoded by the coding sequence ATGAATAAACATGAGATTTTAGTAGCTGACGATGAAGCTCAGATCAGAAAACTTCTTCAGATTACATTAGAAAGCAATGATTATAAAGTTCGTCTGGCAACGACAGGAAAAGAAGCGCAGATTCTGGCTGCCAATCATCCGCCGGAGCTTATCATTCTTGATCTTGGATTACCGGATAAAAGCGGCCATATCGTTTTAAAAGAGCTTCGCGAATGGTACAATAAAGCTATTCTTATTTTATCTGTAATTGATAACGAAGAAGACATCGTTTCTGCCTTAGACAACGGTGCTACAGATTATCTGACCAAACCTTTTCGCACGGCGGAACTCATGGCGCGGATTCGTGCTGCTATCCGCAGAAATAATGTAGAAAATGATGATTCTAATATGAAGATCGGAGAACTTGAAATTGATATTATCTCCCGTACAGCCAAAAAAAGCGGTGAAGTCTTAAAAGTGACTTCCACAGAGTTCAATTTACTTTCACTTTTTGCAAGAAATGAAGGAAGAGTTTTAACCCACCAATTCATTTTAAAAGAAATCTGGGGCGTAGGATTTCAGACTGAAACTCAATATTTGCGAGTGTTTGTTGGTACCTTACGCAAGAAAATCGAAGATAATCCCAATCAGCCGAAGTATATTGTGACGGAAAGTGGAGTGGGTTATAGATTTGGGAAGTGA